A single genomic interval of Pseudomonadales bacterium harbors:
- a CDS encoding helix-turn-helix domain-containing protein, giving the protein MIENNSLQESVRDAHITVGTEMRGRPIQRFSCRDLRLANLELFEITIDPIVIHRRVEDISEDRTDDYLLATQLQGTVLIKQGNIEFTQCPGSLVMMSAGEPYSIIHTQQSHRLILHFPAALFRERVLGHMKSREYRPRLMPPGGLVTVVCAMLRSAALDAGEFKLPEQYALAENLLELTAAMLRSETDVEYERKHSRQSALFRRILEFMEANFMDAEMSPEKIAKANGISMRYLHSLFFQAGISVSKWLWERRLRAARDDLLDPQLRHMRVSEIAFGRGFNDPAHFSRSFRKRFAVSPLKLRQDAEVRRAAEE; this is encoded by the coding sequence ATGATCGAGAACAATTCGCTGCAGGAATCCGTGCGCGATGCGCACATCACCGTCGGTACCGAAATGCGGGGTCGTCCGATCCAGCGTTTCAGTTGCCGCGATCTGCGTCTCGCCAATCTCGAACTTTTCGAGATCACGATCGACCCGATCGTGATTCATCGTCGCGTCGAAGACATCAGCGAAGATCGTACCGATGATTACCTGCTCGCCACCCAGTTGCAGGGGACCGTGCTGATCAAGCAGGGCAATATCGAGTTTACCCAGTGTCCGGGCAGTCTCGTGATGATGTCGGCCGGGGAGCCGTACAGCATCATCCATACCCAGCAGAGTCACCGCCTGATACTGCATTTCCCGGCCGCGCTGTTTCGCGAACGCGTGCTCGGGCACATGAAGAGCCGGGAGTATCGGCCGCGCCTGATGCCACCCGGCGGATTGGTCACGGTGGTTTGTGCCATGTTGCGTTCGGCAGCACTGGACGCGGGCGAGTTCAAGTTGCCGGAACAGTATGCGCTGGCGGAAAACCTGCTGGAACTGACAGCAGCGATGCTGCGTTCGGAAACCGACGTGGAGTACGAAAGGAAGCATTCGCGACAGTCGGCGCTGTTTCGGCGCATCCTCGAATTCATGGAAGCAAACTTCATGGATGCCGAGATGTCGCCGGAGAAGATCGCGAAGGCGAACGGAATCTCGATGCGCTACCTGCACAGCTTGTTCTTTCAGGCTGGAATTTCGGTAAGCAAGTGGTTGTGGGAGCGCAGGTTGCGTGCGGCGCGTGATGATCTGCTCGATCCGCAGCTGCGTCATATGCGGGTCAGCGAAATCGCATTCGGGCGCGGCTTCAATGATCCGGCGCATTTCAGCCGATCGTTCCGGAAACGCTTCGCCGTGTCGCCACTGAAACTGCGTCAGGACGCCGAGGTACGACGCGCAGCGGAAGAATGA
- a CDS encoding polysaccharide deacetylase family protein, translating into MKRPHERVDFSAITQRPRWTLPDGKRIAVYTVVNVEEWDIDKPVPREYVSSPAGVTTVPNIPNWAWHEYGMRVGFWRLLAALQTRSLRASAAINARVCLGPGEPVARAMRDAGWEFMGHGFHQTALHVVADQRMNIRDSFKVLHDYTGVPPRGWLGPGLQETLDTLDYLAEVGFRYVTDWPMDEQPVSLRTTSHPIVAMPYTLELSDLPMMVVHQHESRVWLQRVTEQFDRLYQEGVQQPRVMSMSVHPFIMGVPHRIGYFEAALDHMRAHEDVWFATAGEIYDWFMQSGG; encoded by the coding sequence ATGAAGCGTCCTCACGAGCGCGTCGACTTCTCGGCGATCACGCAGCGGCCGCGCTGGACCCTTCCCGACGGCAAGAGGATCGCTGTCTATACGGTCGTCAACGTCGAGGAATGGGATATCGACAAACCCGTTCCGCGCGAGTACGTGAGTTCACCAGCCGGGGTTACCACGGTACCCAATATCCCGAACTGGGCATGGCACGAGTACGGGATGCGGGTCGGGTTCTGGCGCCTGCTCGCGGCGCTGCAGACACGCAGCCTGCGTGCAAGCGCGGCGATCAACGCACGGGTGTGCCTCGGGCCCGGCGAGCCGGTCGCACGTGCGATGCGAGACGCCGGGTGGGAATTCATGGGACACGGTTTCCATCAGACTGCCCTGCATGTGGTGGCAGACCAGCGCATGAATATCCGTGATTCGTTCAAGGTGTTGCACGATTACACCGGCGTTCCACCACGGGGCTGGCTTGGTCCGGGCCTGCAGGAGACGCTGGATACGCTCGATTACCTCGCGGAAGTCGGATTCCGCTACGTCACCGACTGGCCGATGGACGAGCAGCCGGTCTCGCTGCGCACCACTTCGCACCCGATCGTCGCGATGCCGTACACGCTCGAACTGAGCGACCTGCCGATGATGGTCGTGCACCAGCATGAATCACGCGTTTGGCTGCAACGCGTGACCGAGCAGTTCGATCGCCTCTACCAGGAGGGCGTGCAGCAGCCACGCGTGATGTCGATGAGCGTTCACCCGTTCATCATGGGCGTGCCACACCGGATCGGCTATTTCGAGGCCGCGCTTGACCACATGCGTGCGCATGAGGACGTATGGTTCGCAACGGCAGGCGAAATCTACGACTGGTTCATGCAGAGCGGTGGCTGA
- the aksA gene encoding homoaconitate hydratase (in Methanococcus jannaschii this protein catalyzes the condensation of alpha-ketoglutarate and acetyl-CoA to form trans-homoaconitate; functions in alphaketosuberate synthesis which is a precursor in coenzyme B and biotin synthesis) yields MDTISADQIWTSSLNAMDRVQTGFDRSKTIRFYDTTLRDGEQSVGVCFSAEEKFAIACKIAELGVSRIESGFPRVSEEDTQAVAKILAAGLKSEIWGFARCVQADIDAHIELGTRHALIEISTSELKMRAYGFTREKVLERIKASVAHAKSNGIQSVNFFAVDSTRSDLGFLRECYLTALAAGADEITVVDTIGACAPEAAEYLVAEVKSWIGKSIPLHWHGHNDFGLATAAAIAAVRGGADWIQGTINGMGERAGNADICEVALALRCVYNVPVALDLSKAREVSRLVQQAGNYTVDGWKPVVGEYLYTRESGAVAAQFHIPEAIEPYSADIVAAQRRIVLGKKSGLANIKLKLEELGIDVPAERHAAILEQVKARASAAKRLLSDEEFRSIVASSR; encoded by the coding sequence GTGGACACGATTTCTGCAGATCAGATCTGGACCAGTTCGCTGAATGCGATGGACCGCGTACAGACCGGTTTCGATCGCAGCAAGACGATCCGCTTCTACGACACGACCTTGCGTGATGGCGAGCAGTCCGTCGGCGTATGTTTCAGCGCCGAGGAGAAGTTCGCAATCGCGTGCAAGATCGCCGAACTCGGCGTGAGCCGGATCGAATCGGGCTTCCCCCGGGTATCCGAGGAAGACACACAAGCCGTTGCAAAGATTCTCGCGGCCGGGCTCAAGTCGGAAATATGGGGATTCGCTCGCTGTGTGCAGGCCGATATCGACGCGCATATCGAACTCGGCACGCGCCATGCGCTGATCGAGATCTCGACCAGCGAACTGAAGATGCGTGCGTACGGATTCACGCGCGAAAAGGTACTCGAACGCATCAAGGCATCGGTCGCACACGCCAAGTCGAACGGGATCCAGAGCGTCAACTTCTTTGCCGTCGACAGCACACGCAGTGATCTCGGTTTCCTGCGCGAGTGCTATCTCACGGCGCTGGCTGCAGGTGCCGACGAAATCACCGTGGTCGACACGATTGGGGCCTGTGCGCCGGAAGCAGCCGAATACCTGGTAGCCGAGGTGAAGTCCTGGATAGGCAAATCGATTCCACTGCATTGGCATGGGCACAATGACTTCGGCCTTGCGACTGCGGCAGCGATTGCAGCGGTGCGCGGTGGCGCGGACTGGATCCAGGGAACGATCAACGGCATGGGCGAACGCGCAGGCAACGCCGATATCTGTGAGGTTGCCCTGGCTCTGCGCTGTGTCTACAACGTACCGGTCGCGCTCGACCTGAGCAAGGCCCGCGAAGTTTCCCGTCTGGTGCAGCAGGCCGGCAACTACACGGTAGATGGATGGAAGCCCGTGGTCGGTGAATACCTCTACACCCGCGAAAGCGGTGCAGTGGCAGCCCAGTTCCATATTCCCGAGGCGATCGAACCCTACTCTGCCGACATCGTCGCCGCGCAGCGCAGGATCGTGCTCGGCAAGAAGAGTGGCCTGGCCAACATCAAGCTGAAACTCGAGGAATTGGGCATCGATGTGCCTGCAGAGCGGCATGCTGCAATCCTTGAACAGGTCAAGGCCAGAGCCTCGGCCGCAAAACGCCTGCTGAGCGACGAGGAGTTCCGCTCGATCGTTGCCAGCAGCAGGTGA
- a CDS encoding ketopantoate reductase family protein: MQQIRKVCIVGAGAIGSLFAGHLGACIETTVLTRREAHARDLNEHGLRVSGKSDLHARVRASIDPAELGDVDLIILATKATAVEESARVLQGHFPRASILLVQNGLGCEEVVHRFGEWPLISGVTFMSGVRHSDTHVEYELDTATWLGPWAEHGPDYAFVREVEALIVRSGLKAEAYEDLLPHQWSKLIFNSAVNSISALADLPHVRSFAAREQLADLGHLVYAMMDEGRCIAAARGVSLADDPWEMNVRAVSHGQTGNEEYGHVTSMLDDVRNRRLTEVDWITGAIVREAKKAGIAAPHHETLYRLVKALESSWQRPRAPAH, from the coding sequence ATGCAGCAGATTCGCAAGGTATGCATCGTCGGCGCAGGCGCGATCGGCAGCCTGTTCGCCGGTCACCTGGGTGCGTGCATCGAGACGACGGTACTCACACGCCGCGAGGCACATGCACGCGATCTGAACGAACATGGGTTGCGGGTGAGCGGCAAGTCGGATCTGCACGCACGCGTGCGTGCGAGCATCGATCCGGCTGAGCTCGGCGATGTGGATCTGATCATCCTGGCGACCAAGGCTACCGCAGTCGAAGAAAGCGCGCGGGTGCTGCAAGGGCACTTTCCGCGAGCGAGCATCCTGCTCGTGCAGAACGGCCTGGGCTGCGAGGAGGTGGTGCACCGGTTCGGTGAGTGGCCGCTGATTTCCGGTGTGACCTTCATGAGCGGCGTGCGCCATTCCGACACCCACGTGGAATACGAACTCGATACCGCGACCTGGCTTGGCCCGTGGGCGGAGCATGGTCCCGACTACGCATTTGTGCGCGAGGTCGAAGCACTGATCGTTCGGTCCGGGCTGAAGGCGGAAGCCTACGAAGATCTGCTGCCTCACCAGTGGTCGAAGCTGATCTTCAACTCGGCGGTGAACAGCATCTCGGCGCTGGCGGATCTGCCGCACGTTCGCTCTTTCGCCGCGCGTGAGCAGCTTGCCGATCTTGGCCATCTGGTCTACGCGATGATGGACGAAGGCCGGTGCATCGCGGCTGCTCGTGGTGTGAGTCTTGCGGACGATCCCTGGGAAATGAACGTGAGGGCGGTCAGCCACGGACAGACCGGCAACGAGGAATACGGGCATGTGACCTCGATGCTCGACGATGTGCGCAACCGCCGTCTCACCGAGGTCGACTGGATTACCGGAGCGATCGTGCGTGAGGCGAAGAAGGCAGGAATTGCGGCTCCCCATCACGAAACTCTCTACCGTCTGGTGAAGGCGCTGGAGAGCAGCTGGCAGCGGCCGCGCGCTCCCGCACACTGA
- a CDS encoding aminopeptidase P family protein, with translation MSTFTKAFRPSRQEIDRRYGNVRAAMERAGLDALVVSGSEYTGFEGAVRYLSGFHILHRYAYVVIAAGKDPVAVFPREATWVGDHAESFLGQREFPGHCGEWMAGYLKELKARRVGIYGMEYIMTVRDYRALAAGGFDLVDFDEAFDHARAQKSDEEIASVRHSMEINKRGVLDVIRAYAPGRTEAELMAVAEQTFAAAGCSRSTMDMVQMGPAGSLRPQMVFPTRRAVKASDGMLYGLEIAGEGGHWVEYSRPLMPEGMDAITADMMAAHQEFHALVREHMKAGRTAEEVYRLCMKPIMERGYRSGHVCGHSIGMTMIELPRIGEGSEFVLPENMVCSMHPHIMNEARTHSLYFQETYRVTANGGEPLSGTAIVAYDGSETGLQVL, from the coding sequence ATGAGCACTTTCACCAAGGCATTCCGACCCAGCCGGCAGGAGATCGATCGTCGCTACGGCAATGTCCGTGCGGCAATGGAGCGTGCCGGTCTGGATGCGCTGGTCGTCAGCGGCAGCGAATACACCGGCTTCGAGGGAGCGGTGCGTTATCTGTCGGGGTTCCACATCCTGCACCGGTACGCGTACGTGGTGATTGCGGCCGGGAAGGATCCGGTTGCGGTATTTCCACGTGAAGCAACCTGGGTCGGTGACCATGCGGAGTCGTTTCTCGGGCAGCGCGAGTTCCCGGGCCATTGTGGTGAGTGGATGGCGGGCTACCTGAAGGAACTCAAGGCGCGACGGGTCGGCATCTACGGCATGGAATACATCATGACGGTGCGCGACTACCGGGCGCTGGCTGCTGGTGGTTTCGATCTGGTGGATTTCGACGAGGCCTTCGACCACGCGCGTGCGCAGAAATCCGACGAGGAGATTGCGTCGGTGCGACACTCGATGGAGATCAACAAGCGCGGGGTGCTCGATGTGATCAGGGCCTACGCTCCCGGCAGGACCGAGGCCGAACTGATGGCCGTTGCAGAGCAAACCTTTGCTGCAGCCGGTTGCTCACGCAGCACGATGGACATGGTCCAGATGGGGCCTGCCGGTTCGCTGCGCCCGCAGATGGTCTTTCCGACCCGACGTGCGGTCAAGGCTTCGGACGGCATGCTGTACGGGCTCGAGATTGCGGGCGAGGGGGGGCACTGGGTGGAATACTCGCGCCCGCTGATGCCCGAGGGCATGGACGCGATCACGGCCGACATGATGGCGGCCCACCAGGAGTTCCACGCGCTGGTACGCGAACACATGAAGGCAGGTCGGACTGCCGAGGAAGTGTACCGGCTGTGCATGAAGCCGATCATGGAGCGGGGATACCGGTCCGGGCATGTCTGTGGCCATTCGATCGGCATGACGATGATCGAGCTGCCACGGATCGGAGAGGGATCCGAGTTCGTGTTGCCGGAGAACATGGTGTGTTCGATGCACCCGCACATCATGAACGAAGCACGTACGCATTCGCTGTATTTCCAGGAGACTTATCGCGTCACGGCGAACGGCGGTGAACCGTTGTCGGGAACGGCGATCGTTGCATACGATGGCAGCGAAACCGGGCTGCAGGTGCTGTAG
- a CDS encoding fumarylacetoacetate hydrolase family protein, producing the protein MKLATFRIKATGKQTVGAFDGSSYRDVVALSQGSVPNSMIEVLEKDLVGTIRSVLEGAASGAHAYPPDAVQLLSPVPRPGKIIHTSCNFRSHLDELTTWEAPEWQDHDWNQFHYEHPTGFLEAPSCVVGSGEGVSPPPFTRQLDYEIEVGIIIGKKALRVRVEDALDYVAGLTIFNDLSARDIQAREHANNVILMGKSFDGSCPLGPWLVTLDEIKDVNHLDMKLYLNGELRQDSGTQNMHYKIAELVSWWSNMTLEPGDVITTGSPPGVISGMKVRNWLKAGDRIEAHVQSLGCLVTPIV; encoded by the coding sequence ATGAAGCTCGCCACATTCAGGATCAAGGCTACCGGCAAACAGACGGTCGGTGCGTTCGACGGCAGCAGTTATCGCGACGTCGTCGCACTCAGCCAGGGCAGCGTACCGAACTCGATGATCGAGGTGCTGGAAAAAGACCTCGTCGGCACGATCCGCAGCGTACTCGAGGGCGCTGCCAGCGGCGCACATGCTTATCCGCCCGATGCCGTCCAGCTGCTTTCCCCCGTGCCGCGTCCAGGCAAGATCATCCACACTTCCTGCAACTTCCGTTCGCACCTCGACGAACTGACCACCTGGGAAGCGCCCGAGTGGCAGGATCACGACTGGAACCAGTTCCACTACGAGCATCCGACCGGGTTCCTCGAAGCGCCTTCGTGTGTGGTCGGCAGTGGCGAAGGCGTCAGCCCACCGCCGTTCACGCGACAGCTCGATTACGAGATCGAGGTCGGAATCATCATCGGCAAGAAGGCGTTGCGTGTACGCGTCGAGGACGCGCTCGACTACGTCGCCGGTCTGACGATCTTCAACGACCTGTCGGCACGTGACATCCAGGCTCGCGAGCACGCCAACAACGTGATCCTGATGGGCAAGAGCTTCGACGGATCCTGCCCGCTCGGTCCCTGGCTGGTCACGCTGGACGAGATAAAGGATGTGAACCACCTCGACATGAAGCTGTATCTGAACGGTGAGCTGCGCCAGGATTCCGGCACGCAGAACATGCACTACAAGATCGCAGAACTCGTCTCCTGGTGGTCGAACATGACGCTGGAACCCGGCGATGTGATCACCACCGGCAGCCCTCCCGGCGTGATCTCCGGAATGAAGGTTCGCAACTGGCTGAAGGCTGGCGACCGGATCGAGGCACATGTGCAGTCCCTCGGCTGCCTCGTCACGCCGATCGTCTGA
- a CDS encoding FAD binding domain-containing protein, with protein sequence MRLLAAHGGAATVMAGGQSLIPMMKLRVGDVRRIVDIGELHGMSHIERRGDTVHIGALARHAQVAASPVARDYPLLRDVAGGIADRQVRTMGTIGGGLAMADANACWPCGLRTAGARVVCTSPRGVRTLTVDDLIVDSYTTCLANDELITEIQIPVPGAGSGAAYIACKRSAPAYPTVAAGVLLQMDGDVCQRARIVLGGGGSTTVVSEEAEAALRGTPAKPADLEKAAAIVVAAASPPVDARGSESFKRAMLHSLVLEAGQRALARARGEQPAGGHRYA encoded by the coding sequence TTGAGGCTGCTGGCAGCCCATGGAGGTGCTGCAACCGTGATGGCAGGTGGTCAGAGCCTGATTCCGATGATGAAGCTGCGCGTGGGAGACGTGCGGCGAATCGTCGATATCGGTGAGCTGCACGGTATGTCCCATATAGAACGTCGTGGAGATACCGTACATATCGGTGCGCTGGCGCGCCATGCACAGGTGGCCGCGTCGCCGGTTGCCCGCGACTATCCACTGCTGCGCGACGTTGCGGGCGGAATCGCGGATCGTCAGGTCCGCACCATGGGTACCATCGGTGGCGGTCTTGCCATGGCCGACGCCAATGCGTGCTGGCCGTGCGGGCTGCGCACAGCCGGTGCGCGGGTCGTCTGCACCAGTCCGCGTGGTGTGCGTACGCTGACGGTGGATGATCTGATCGTCGATTCGTATACGACCTGTCTGGCAAACGACGAACTGATCACTGAAATCCAGATACCGGTACCTGGCGCGGGTAGCGGAGCTGCCTACATCGCCTGCAAGCGTTCTGCGCCTGCCTATCCGACGGTTGCGGCAGGCGTGTTGCTGCAGATGGACGGAGACGTCTGCCAGCGCGCGCGCATCGTGCTGGGGGGGGGTGGATCGACGACGGTGGTTTCCGAGGAGGCGGAGGCGGCGCTGCGCGGTACGCCAGCGAAGCCTGCAGACCTGGAAAAGGCTGCAGCGATCGTCGTTGCAGCAGCGTCTCCACCCGTCGATGCCAGAGGTTCGGAGAGTTTCAAGCGCGCAATGTTGCACTCGCTGGTCCTGGAGGCGGGGCAGCGGGCGCTGGCGCGTGCGCGTGGAGAGCAACCGGCGGGGGGACATCGCTATGCCTGA
- a CDS encoding M20/M25/M40 family metallo-hydrolase, with the protein MSKPDAQLVDQAIQNIDRDRLVKLVMQLVDIPSPTGFEGDMARAYHEVLRQSGFDATLQPIGDARYNAVGRLQGTGNGKSLMFNGHMDTSFGPEQAHRGIGYQCKGTLVDNEWIYGMGSFNMKSALATYVVAVEAIRAAGIRLGGDVVIAGVAGEIEKSPVNDHDGPQFQGYGVGTKYAITHGAIADFCVLGEPTNMMLIPRHCGSTWVKITVPGHLIHTAWSEVERNAINRARKVLDAIHDWIPEYRRRNSLGEFSPRVNTAAIEGGWSWRGARTPDNCVIYMDVRTLPDALPLQAYNEVRELVAKVVAEYPYLEGTRVEPYMTVPGTSIPDDHEFVQHIVRAHTDQLGNAPQFGVETWMSDAAHMNRYGIPTINYGSAGRIRTGGAGFSTHQGEAVHIGDMLDIIRVYIQLILQICGTAG; encoded by the coding sequence ATGTCGAAACCGGACGCACAACTCGTCGACCAGGCCATCCAGAACATCGACCGCGACCGTCTGGTCAAGCTGGTGATGCAACTGGTGGACATTCCGAGTCCTACCGGATTCGAAGGCGATATGGCGCGCGCCTATCACGAGGTGCTGCGTCAGTCGGGCTTCGATGCCACGCTGCAGCCGATAGGTGATGCCCGCTATAACGCCGTCGGACGTCTGCAGGGTACAGGCAACGGCAAGTCGCTGATGTTCAACGGCCATATGGACACCTCCTTCGGGCCCGAGCAGGCACACCGCGGCATCGGTTACCAGTGCAAGGGCACGCTGGTGGATAACGAATGGATCTACGGCATGGGCTCCTTCAATATGAAGAGTGCCCTCGCCACCTACGTGGTAGCCGTGGAAGCGATCCGCGCCGCCGGCATCCGACTTGGCGGTGACGTCGTCATTGCCGGGGTGGCCGGCGAAATCGAGAAGTCTCCGGTGAACGACCACGACGGTCCGCAGTTCCAGGGCTACGGCGTCGGCACCAAGTATGCGATCACGCATGGTGCGATCGCCGACTTCTGCGTCCTCGGGGAGCCGACCAACATGATGCTGATTCCGCGTCACTGCGGCAGCACGTGGGTGAAGATCACCGTTCCAGGACACCTGATCCATACCGCATGGTCGGAGGTGGAGCGCAACGCGATCAACCGCGCTCGCAAGGTACTCGACGCGATCCACGACTGGATACCGGAGTATCGCAGGCGCAACAGCCTTGGCGAATTCAGTCCGCGCGTGAATACCGCGGCAATCGAGGGCGGCTGGAGCTGGCGTGGCGCGCGCACGCCTGACAACTGCGTGATCTACATGGACGTGCGTACGCTCCCGGATGCGCTGCCACTGCAAGCCTACAACGAGGTGCGCGAACTGGTTGCCAAGGTCGTTGCCGAGTACCCGTATCTCGAAGGCACACGCGTCGAACCGTACATGACGGTACCCGGAACATCGATCCCGGACGATCACGAATTCGTGCAGCACATCGTGCGCGCGCATACCGACCAACTGGGCAATGCGCCGCAATTCGGCGTCGAGACCTGGATGAGCGATGCCGCACACATGAACCGTTACGGCATACCGACGATCAACTACGGTTCGGCGGGGCGCATTCGCACGGGTGGCGCCGGCTTCTCGACGCACCAGGGTGAAGCGGTACATATCGGCGACATGCTCGACATCATCCGGGTGTACATCCAGCTGATCCTGCAGATCTGCGGTACGGCAGGTTAA
- a CDS encoding 2-dehydropantoate 2-reductase, producing the protein MKICIVGCGAIGSLFAAHLGRLEDVEVWAYDPYQAHVDAINAKGLRLTGRSDFVARVNARSNASEIPPCDFGIVAAKSTHTRSAIEATANVFANAAVCSVQNGVGNEEIIAEYVPRVILGTTFPAGHITAPGVCNQDTGGSTWIGPFAPRPASMDEVRRLADACTRSGMDVIAMEDARGAQWTKLIFNSASNAMGALTRLPHGVACDQPEVRALMSVLVAEGVAVARALGITLDDDPEKMIDHGREVAYNHKPSMLQDVEAHRKTEIEALNAGIAKLGRELGVACPMNEAVAAMIKGLEHSWTLA; encoded by the coding sequence ATGAAGATCTGCATCGTTGGCTGTGGCGCCATCGGGAGTCTGTTCGCAGCCCATCTTGGACGGCTGGAGGATGTCGAGGTCTGGGCCTACGACCCTTACCAGGCACATGTCGACGCGATCAATGCGAAAGGGCTGCGCTTGACCGGCAGAAGCGATTTCGTGGCGCGTGTCAACGCGCGCAGCAACGCCAGCGAGATACCGCCGTGCGACTTCGGCATCGTTGCAGCAAAGAGCACGCACACGCGCTCCGCGATCGAAGCCACGGCGAACGTGTTCGCCAACGCCGCGGTCTGCTCGGTGCAGAATGGTGTCGGTAACGAAGAAATAATCGCCGAGTACGTGCCACGGGTGATCCTGGGCACCACGTTTCCGGCGGGCCACATCACTGCTCCCGGTGTCTGCAACCAGGATACCGGCGGCAGTACCTGGATCGGACCGTTTGCACCAAGGCCAGCCAGCATGGACGAGGTCCGGCGCCTGGCCGACGCCTGCACGCGCTCGGGCATGGACGTGATCGCGATGGAAGACGCACGCGGCGCGCAATGGACCAAACTGATCTTCAACTCGGCGTCGAACGCGATGGGTGCTCTGACGCGTCTGCCACACGGTGTCGCCTGCGATCAGCCGGAGGTACGTGCACTGATGTCCGTGCTGGTTGCCGAGGGCGTGGCGGTTGCACGTGCACTCGGAATCACGCTCGACGATGATCCGGAGAAGATGATCGATCACGGACGCGAGGTCGCCTACAACCACAAGCCGAGCATGCTGCAGGACGTCGAGGCACATCGCAAAACCGAGATCGAGGCGCTGAATGCCGGGATCGCGAAGCTCGGACGTGAACTCGGTGTGGCCTGCCCGATGAACGAGGCAGTGGCTGCCATGATCAAGGGCCTCGAACATTCCTGGACACTTGCCTGA
- a CDS encoding (2Fe-2S)-binding protein, with protein sequence MPETIQPVFVEVTVNGGKYQREVEPRLLLVELLREELGLTGTHIGCDTSYCGACTVLLDGRPVKSCTVLAVQADGRSIETVEGLEQEGKLHPLQEAFSEHHGLQCGFCTPGMLMSAKSLLADNPSPTRDEIKKAIAGNVCRCTGFQNIYVAVDAAAQKMRGG encoded by the coding sequence ATGCCTGAGACCATTCAGCCTGTGTTCGTCGAGGTGACCGTCAACGGCGGCAAGTATCAGCGCGAGGTCGAGCCGCGCCTGCTGCTGGTCGAACTCCTGCGTGAAGAACTTGGACTCACTGGCACGCACATCGGTTGTGACACCAGCTATTGCGGTGCCTGTACGGTGTTGCTCGATGGCCGGCCGGTGAAGTCGTGCACGGTGCTGGCGGTCCAGGCCGACGGGCGCAGCATCGAGACCGTCGAGGGACTCGAACAGGAAGGCAAGCTCCACCCGTTGCAGGAGGCTTTCTCGGAACACCATGGGCTGCAGTGCGGTTTCTGCACCCCCGGCATGCTGATGTCTGCCAAGTCGCTGCTTGCGGACAATCCGTCACCGACGCGCGATGAGATCAAGAAGGCGATCGCCGGCAACGTGTGTCGTTGCACGGGGTTCCAGAACATCTACGTCGCGGTCGATGCTGCGGCACAGAAGATGCGGGGGGGCTGA